From the Zymoseptoria tritici IPO323 chromosome 2, whole genome shotgun sequence genome, the window GTTCAGGCTGTGTGCCCTGGCCGGATGTCTGTGCAGGCTCCTGGACTTGTGCGTTATCAGTCTCCGTACTCGCGACCGTGGCATTGCGCACTACGGCGGCGTTGCCATTGTACTTGTTTGCGAGTCTGCGGGAACGTCGTGGACCTCCTGGCTCGGGACGATGGCCGTTGGAATCTTGCGCAGGTCTGTCGGCCGAGACGTCCGAGTTATCAGCCAGCTTTCCTCCAGGTCTCGAGGGAGGCGGATCGAGGCGCCCAGACCGTGCGTCTACGTTCGAGTTTGGCGGGTGCTCAGAAGTCTCGCGTCGCTGTAGAGTTGCATTCACTTCGCGATCCTGCGTATCCATCATTTCATTCGTGGACTCGATCTGGTCCGCCGGAACAGATGTACTATAAGATCTTGAAGCACCTGTAGACTTCGCCGGCTTATTTCTTggacgacgagatcgagCTGGACGTAATGTCTCAGTGTTGAAGATTTCTGGGCCGACAGCTTGAGTGCCGTCTTTCTGAGGCATCACCGAACGAGCGTTGCCAGAAGCCTTGGCAGGTCGAGCTTCAGCACGCCCGGAATCTGGCGTAGGATGTGTAGCAAAAGTGGTATTCAGAGCTTGACTTTGTGAATCGTTTTGAGCTGCTGTATCGAAGCCACTCGGTGCTTTTCTTTGAGATCGTGGCTTTCGATTCCGTGAACGATCGACTGCTGATGCCACAGCGCTAGAAGTGTCGTCAACGATCTGAGAAAGTCTGGGATTTTCGAGAAGCCGGCGATCCGTTGGAGAGGCCATTATTGCAACAAAGACCGGTGTATTGGCTCGGAATCGAGTGGCCGTGTATCGAGATGGGCAGCGAGAGCAGACCCGAAAGCAGCTAGTCATTCGGTCTTGGGCTGGGAGGTTGAGCAACTACACCTGGGGTATGTTTCTTGCTAGAATGCAGCAAACTTATGAAAGCAGATCCACTTGAAACACGATTGCGGACTCATTTCGACGGCTGTAATCATGCTCCTAGACGGTTGGGAATATTGGTGGTGGGAGAGAGAAGTGAAGTCACTCCACGCTATTGAATCTCGCCAGCTTAGTCATTCAAGCGCTTCCTGTCAGAAGTTACCTCCTTACCAGCACACCAAGGAAGATGCCTCGACGTCTTATTCATATCCTTGCGAAGACGCTCCACTACCTCTCCGGCAAGTTATAACCGACTTTCTCCCAGTCGCAGAGTGATTGCAGGCCGACAGCACCCTTTGATCACTTTCCTGCAAGCTGTACCGACGCGGTTGATCATTTTACTCTTATCTGCAGGCTGACTATTAATGCCACTCCGCGAAATGGGCCAGCTCTGATCGTCCGCTGTGGTGAATTTGATCTCAGTGAACGTCTTGAATTCGTCTAGGCATTCAGCTTCGTTCAAGGCCTCATGCAGAGGACTTTCTCTCGTTGATACAGACACCAGGGCAAAGCAAACTTTTCTCCGCTGCAGCATTCCTGCACGATACTCCTCGAGCACTCCCGCCGTCTACACTCATCCCGACACCGACTTACACCGACGCACATTCCTCCgccaacttctcctccaacccaCCAGAGTACAGCACCGCCGGCCAGCCATCATCCCAACCACTGTCCTCcccatcatcctcgtcgccacTAActtcctccgtctcctcccCATCCGAATATTttccctcctccaacctGTCCAGCTTTGCAGCGCTCCTCGCTTCCTGCCAAAGCCCATTCTTCTTGCAGAGACTCTTGACGGCCGCTACGAGTTCCTGGTAATGTTTCCGGCAGATCCGGTTACCCACGCGGTCTTCGAAGGGCTTGAGAGATGGGCAGAAGTTGTCCACGAGATCCGCTTCGGAGCATTTCACCACGTTTGTGAGAGGGCGTGGGCAGCCGCAGCCAGAGTAGGTGGTGCTGGGTTGATAGCACATCTCGCAAGGAGAGTTGAGATGAATTTTTGATGCGAGTCGATGAAAATGTGACGGACAGATCGAGATGAAGTTTTCCTGAAGTCCGGAGATGTTGTTGAAGTCGTCCGATAGTCAGAGAAAGGACGTGAATGGCATGGACTATTCTCGCTTGAAATGGAGTAGATTCGTCCGAGCACAGTAATCTCAGcgaaggtgttgttgtttTCCAATGGCTGTTTCAAAGCCAGGCTCCGTTAGGCTTCATCGAACCCGAGGGTGAATGAGGTGTCGAAGCATCGACAATGGTGCAGAAGCGGCGAAGAAACAGGCGCTGATGAAAGATCGTTGGGATTGGCTGTGCTTGTTTTGAGCGTCAGCATGAGATGTTGCCGTGATAGGTACGTGAGGTCGTGTGCAAAAGTGATGAGCTCCCTACTACCCCTACTCACCAACCTGGGAGCTCCCAGCCACAGGAAGGCGCAGGCGCTGGACGACCGCCGCACGTGCAAAAATCTATTTCCGAGGCGATGTGACAACATCCTCGAAATTACCAGCATAGTTGATCTTAATGTCACAGTGGTgaaaagagagagagagagagagagtcatCTTCATCGCGCCTCGTATTTGGTAGCACTATTCGTACAAGCCAAGCCGACGCCGCGGTCAGGTGGAATGAATATCAAAAGATCATGTTTTACAGCCAGTGCAAAGCCCTCCCAATTGATGTACAGCCCTTCTCCTTCCCTTGGCCCATGTCGTCCCGACTGACTGATGCAAGATACTTTTTCTCAGTTTTGTAGTACAAGCTCAATGGCCTCGTGTCGTGTCGCGTAGCGGTGTAGTCGTGAAAATTTGCGGATTGTAGTGTCATCGTCGTGAATGTCCAAGAAGAGAACAGCAAATGAAAAACAAAACTCGAAAGATCTTGCTCGAGAAGAGCGAATGCCGCGCCATGGTTGAACGATGCGAAATTGGAGATCATGATGCAAGGTCATCGTACCTTTCAATGCACCGGCGGGTGCCGCGAAACATGCTGAACGAGATGTAAAGGTGGCAAAGTGAAGCCTCGGACGATATTGTCCAAAGAGGCCGTCGAATGTCGTCGTAAAAGTCGTGCAGAAAGTCGTCGAAAAAGATCCCACCTTTTCATGAAAGCTGGCCATTCAGATTTGCCAGATGAAGTCGTGGGTAACGTACGCGAACCGCGATACTGATACATTTGGTTGTCGTGTTGCTGAGGCTAGAAGTGGCCGTATGGTTGCTGCTGGCGAGCATGGTTTGCGAAGCCCTGGTTGGCGTAGCCGTTGCCTTGGTAGTTGTGACCACCGCCGTTAGATGGATAGTCACGGTGACCGTTGACTTGGTTGTGAGCTTGAAAGTTCTGACCACCGTTCAGCATGCTGAAGTTGTGGGCATTgcgctgcggcggcggcggcgatgcaATTTGGTGGCCGTTCATGCCGTTGGGGTTGAAGTCAGCACCTTCGAAGCCACCATTGACGTTCCAATTCATTGGAGCACCGATCATGCCTTGGCGGTTCGCACGACCATTCTGGCCTTGCTGTGGACTGAAGGTGGCGGGAGGTGGAGCCGCTTTGCTAGAATCGATGGGCGCACCATTGGAACCCTTGCGGTTGTCATAGTCCGAGATCTTGCTCTGAATGCGGCGACCATGCGGAGTGTTGCGGATGGCGGGAATGACCATGCGAATGTTCTCAACCAGCGTTGGCTTGAGGTCTTCATCTGCAAAGTCCATGGCAGTCTGCACGACGTAGTTGGCAAAGCCATCGCGCAACATCTTTTCGATGGTCTGGGGAGCCATGATCTCGCTGATGATGGCGCGCTTAGTCTCGTTGCTGGCGCAGCGGATGCACTTCTCCATGACGTTCGAGCTGAATTTCTGGCGGGAAAGGTTGGCGATCTCGCCGTAGAAGGCACGGCAGAGAGGCTCAGTGAAACATGGCTCGGAAAGGTCGAGGATATACTGCACGACGTAGTTGCCGAAAGGATCCTGTACAAGAGAGTAGGCATTGCGAATGACGTGGTCGACCATCTCGCCCTTTTGAAGACCGTCGGCGTGGTCAATGCAACGTTGCAGAACGCAGCAGCCGTGGCGGTGGGTGCCGACTGTGATGCAGTTGGCACCAACAGCGTCGAAAATGAAGATGGCGTCGTTTGATGACAAGTGGTTGAGACACTTCTGGATGACGTGATTGCCATTGAGATCCTGAATGAGGAGCACGACATCGTTGCGGAGAGCCTCGATGATCAAAGCCGTCTGCTCAGGAGTGGAAATGAATTCAATCATCTTCTGCAGGGCCCGAGTGCCGTGCTGATTGAGCGCAATCTTGGTCATTTGCGGCATTGCGTTCTTGATGAGCTCAGTGCGTTGATCGTCATTGGCACTCTCCAGCAGCTTCTGGCAAAGGTAGTTGCCGAATGGATCCACCATCAGCTCGATCATGTGGttgcgcacctcctcgaagatGGCTTGAACGGTCTGCTCGTTGCGCTCTTCCAGCTTGCGCTGCAGGAAACGGCAGCCATGCTGATCCTTGCACAGAGTGTAGATCTCGCCCGTCAGCTGCTCGACCTTGATCGAGTTGAACTTGGCCTGAGCCTCCTCGGCGGCCTGGCGGCGTTGCTGAGTATTGGCTCGAGGACTGTCGAAGCGGCCAGCACCAGCGACTGCTTGTCCGGACGGCCCAGATGGAGAGAACTGCTGATAGCCGCCATACGCAGGAGGCTGAGTGTATTGTGCTGGGCCCGAAGGAGACCATTGAGCTTGCGGGCTGAAGCCATTGGCTCCACCAGCCATGTGCATGTTGAGATTATTGAAGCCATTGGTCATTGCTGGCATGCCGTACCCACCGTAGTAGGCAGGCTGCTGACTGTATTGCATCATGTTTGGAGTGCCGAATACTGGAGCCTGATTGTCGTAGACGGGACCGAATGGAGCTGCGTTAGCTTGGAGAGCTGACTGAGAGAGACCAAAGTTCTCTTGGCCTTCGCCACCGTTTCTGGCTGGGGTAGAGAGTTGGAAGTTGTTGTACTGGTTTTGACGAGGTGAGCTGATCGACAGCTGGGCGAGGTTCCCGGCGTTCTGCTCGGGAGAAGCGTGACCAGCAACGATGTTGGCAACTTGAGCGGCTGGGGAGAGAAGTGCAACTCCGCCGTCAGATGTGTCGCCGTTGATACTCTTGAGGGTGGGAATGTCGTTTGTCGAATAAGACGACATTGGCCCGTTTGCATATCCACGAGGCGGTGAAGCAAGAGCCGGACGCTTGGTCTCAGCGGTGAACTTCACCTCCATGGAGCGACGGTTGCTTGCAGCTGATCGATTCTCGTTGGCATTGGCGAGGATGCCGTTCAACGGAGCCATGCCCACATTGCCAGCCAGAGCGCTTGGAGGCAAAGAAATGCGGTGACGGGTAGCCATTGCACGTTCGGTACCCTGCTGCATTTGTGCGTCCGAGGTGGATGAAGCGAGGTCTAGTGCTGCGGAGGCTGCGGATAGCGACAGGTCGCTGTTGTCCTCGCGGCGGATGAGTTTGGGAAAGCCGTCGGCTGTGTGCTGCACTTGCAGATACGTCTTGATATCTGGCGGTGAGGTCTTGTTAGACTTGTCAGTCTCGTCGAAGAAAAACGAAGTGGCGTTGGCGCGGCCAAGGCTCAAGTCGATAGTGTTGCGCTTGTGATCGTAAGAAGTGATAGGCATGGAGTTGCGGTTCGGGCTGAGTGTGGTTGTTAGCTGGATGCTGGTTGCAGTGATGATTAAATAGACAAGGCAGCACTGTCAAAAAGGATGAATTGAGGTTTCCGTTGTATTGTGGTGGAAAACTCATGTTCGCCAAAAACGCTCAATAAGCTGGCATTGTTGAAGCTGAAGCGCCGAAAGTGGATACCGAGGATGCAGTTCGCATGTGATAGAGGAAACGAATGTGAAACTTACTTTGCAGCTCGACGAGAAATGTCGTCGTAACCGTATACgaaatcgtcgtcgtcgtcgtcctcgccgtccgaCTGCCGCCGCGAGCCAGGCACAGATTGTGATGGCAAATTGGAGTTGTTACTCTGGTTGTAGGCGCGAGCAGATCCGTTTGGCGGCGAGGCGAGGTGCGCGCTGGCGCGATTTGAACGAGTAGCAATGCCAGGCGGAGATGTCAGGCTAGCCGCTGAGTATCGATTTGGTCGAGAAAAGTTGGCCGCGAAGGTTTGATATTCCGGAGGCGTCGTGGGTTCGCTCTGTGCGAACAACTGAGTGACAGACTGCTCGTGGCGTATGTTTTCGTCGACTTCACGGCGTGTGTCGACATCGACCTTGTCAAGCTCTTCTTGAATCTTGCGTTGAGCCTCGAGAAGGTTTTCATAGTGGCGAGCAGCTCGTTCAGACTGTCACATGCTATTAGCTAGCCATTCACTCGATTCAGGTTGTTGCTCGCATGTGATCTTTGACCGGAATGGCTCTGATCTGGCCCTATACGCTCCTTCACTTGTAGCGTCACGGTCAAGTCAAGTCGGAGCTTCCAATAAGGTCATATTCGTCGAAGGGCAAGATAGACTTACCGGCGCGATTCGACTGTGAGCACTTGGCTAACATATGAAAGTCAGCACACTGTCTGTCTCGGGCATTCACAAGATTCGCCAGAGCCATTTCGATGTGTCCATCATAGCAAAGCTGGCCGAACAGCAGAGTCTGCGCAGTTGCCAGAGCTCTGGGAAGGTGTCCTCGGTCGCCAAAGTATGTCCCAGCTTGCTCTTCACAAATAACCTTGGTGTAGCTGCCACATCGCAACACCTGCTTACTTGCTGCCCGCTGCCAGTCTACCAAAAGCGAATGTACCTGACTCACCATTTGCACATCTCCAGCAGCCTGTCTCCGTTGTTGTCCAATTGGCGACAGTGTTGGAACGGTATTCGTTGTAAATCTTCTCTGCAAagctcctcttacgtcgcTCATACCCGCCATGCTGGCACTCCATCGGTTCGGGTTTGCGTTTCTCTGCGGCGGGGAGAGTGGATTGGAGGAATATGGCTCCTCGCGAGGTGATTGAGGCCCACGGAAGAAGGACATCGTGTATCTATGAGAGAACGGGTGTCAGCGCATGCATTCTGTGCATCTGGCGGCGCAGGACGAGACGGCAAGCGACAGCGTGAACCATATCCCACTGTGTGGTAGTCCTACGTACCTGTTCCGGACAAGATGGTGGGGCGGACAGCGGCGTGCCTGCTAGCCAGGGCGAACAGGCGAGCGAATGCTCGTATGGGGTATGCAAGATATTCGTATGAGGCCAAAAATGACAGACTGACAATGTGCGAAGCGTGAAAGTAGAACAAGAGGAGAGAAACGGAGGAATGGTAATTAAGGTAGCATCGGACGGCAGAGAGAACGCCGGACGATTCACAGGTTGCAGTCGTGGAGTGGGGGGACGATCCCAGGCCCGATATGTTGAGGTGGAGGTCTTCTGGAGCCGCCAAACTGGGCGAAATTGCGAGCACACAGGAGGCACAGATGATACTATAAAGGCTCAGAAAACGAGTCAAGCGTTTTCCAACAATTGGCGATGCGGTGCTGGCTAACAAATTAATCAATGCGCACAACAACACGGAAACCCTTCATTATTCATCACAGCTGCAGCCACAGCCCTGAGCGCAGGGAACACTACGTCGGACAGCACTGTGCGATATGAGCCACATCCGCCGCGATTGAGCTGTAATTGGTCGTGGCCATCCACATGCTGCGTGGGATAGACGCACTCGAAAGATCCTTGCAGCTGCGTCGGACTGTTTCATCCATCTTCCGCGTCCTTTGAAGAACCGCTGTTGTTAGACGAACAAAGATGCTCAGAAAAGAGCTCAACAAGACTTGAAGGATAGTCACTAGAACTCAAGTCCCGAGGCAAACGCACACGCGCGAATTCAGCTCCGCGCTCAGTTGCTCGGTTTGATTCGGTAGGACAAAGTGGCAGTCGGCTCTGCAGCTCGTTAGTGGATGACGGCCCAAGGACAGGGTCACTTGTCGTCGGTCTTCGAGGCGGTCAAGGCTTCGGTTTCTGACTCAGTGTCGCCGGGAACCATGGTAATGCGGCAATGCCATGTCTGTTCTTGCATCGTTCATCCTGATGAAAGCACACTGAGGTCCACAGTAAGTTCACATACCGTTGCCGCTGGTCTCGTGGCGCTGACACAGTTCAGCGTTCGTACGGTGACAACAGTCAAACCTC encodes:
- a CDS encoding pumilio-related RNA binding protein (RNA BINDING PROTEIN PUMILIO-RELATED), giving the protein MSFFRGPQSPREEPYSSNPLSPPQRNANPNRWSASMAGMSDVRGALQRRFTTNTVPTLSPIGQQRRQAAGDVQMPSAHSRIAPSERAARHYENLLEAQRKIQEELDKVDVDTRREVDENIRHEQSVTQLFAQSEPTTPPEYQTFAANFSRPNRYSAASLTSPPGIATRSNRASAHLASPPNGSARAYNQSNNSNLPSQSVPGSRRQSDGEDDDDDDFVYGYDDISRRAANPNRNSMPITSYDHKRNTIDLSLGRANATSFFFDETDKSNKTSPPDIKTYLQVQHTADGFPKLIRREDNSDLSLSAASAALDLASSTSDAQMQQGTERAMATRHRISLPPSALAGNVGMAPLNGILANANENRSAASNRRSMEVKFTAETKRPALASPPRGYANGPMSSYSTNDIPTLKSINGDTSDGGVALLSPAAQVANIVAGHASPEQNAGNLAQLSISSPRQNQYNNFQLSTPARNGGEGQENFGLSQSALQANAAPFGPVYDNQAPVFGTPNMMQYSQQPAYYGGYGMPAMTNGFNNLNMHMAGGANGFSPQAQWSPSGPAQYTQPPAYGGYQQFSPSGPSGQAVAGAGRFDSPRANTQQRRQAAEEAQAKFNSIKVEQLTGEIYTLCKDQHGCRFLQRKLEERNEQTVQAIFEEVRNHMIELMVDPFGNYLCQKLLESANDDQRTELIKNAMPQMTKIALNQHGTRALQKMIEFISTPEQTALIIEALRNDVVLLIQDLNGNHVIQKCLNHLSSNDAIFIFDAVGANCITVGTHRHGCCVLQRCIDHADGLQKGEMVDHVIRNAYSLVQDPFGNYVVQYILDLSEPCFTEPLCRAFYGEIANLSRQKFSSNVMEKCIRCASNETKRAIISEIMAPQTIEKMLRDGFANYVVQTAMDFADEDLKPTLVENIRMVIPAIRNTPHGRRIQSKISDYDNRKGSNGAPIDSSKAAPPPATFSPQQGQNGRANRQGMIGAPMNWNVNGGFEGADFNPNGMNGHQIASPPPPQRNAHNFSMLNGGQNFQAHNQVNGHRDYPSNGGGHNYQGNGYANQGFANHARQQQPYGHF